In one window of Phalacrocorax carbo chromosome 22, bPhaCar2.1, whole genome shotgun sequence DNA:
- the MANEAL gene encoding LOW QUALITY PROTEIN: glycoprotein endo-alpha-1,2-mannosidase-like protein (The sequence of the model RefSeq protein was modified relative to this genomic sequence to represent the inferred CDS: inserted 2 bases in 1 codon; substituted 1 base at 1 genomic stop codon), with protein MPYQNHGCQPGTQPAPSLPHLHAFLCAWYGSPRFRAWVLSWCPPGLADGHGEPASLMPSAPDAAHRYAIKVAFHIQPFKGCDDHTVHENIKYITGKXIQSHAALCKYKTSTGXSFPLFYSYNSYLTLAKSWANLPMPSGSHSLRSTAYDAVFVALLAEERHKHNTLSAGYDGMYTYYASNGFSFGSSHQNWKAIETFCDSNNPMFIPSAGPHYIDTWSIRPWNNPTRGTVNGKYYETALQAALMVRPEIVSIASFSEWHEGTQIEKAVPEKTPTHLYPEDFLHQPSMSLELTRRWAERFSKEQPLI; from the exons ATGCCCTACCAGAACCATGGCTGCCAACCTGGCACCCAGCCCGCA ccttccCTCCCACATCTGCACGCCTTCCTCTGCGCCTGGTACGGCAGCCCGCGCTTCAGGGCCTG GGTCCTGTCCTGGTGCCCACCTGGCCTAGCAGACGGCCACGGGGAGCCAGCCAGCCTCATGCCCTCCGCACCGGACGCTGCGCACAGATACGCCATAAAG GTTGCCTTTCACATCCAGCCATTCAAAGGGTGCGATGACCACACTGTGCATGAGAATATCAAATACATCACGGGCAAGTAG ATACAGTCACATGCAGCTCTCTGTAAGTACAAGACCAGCACTGG AAGTTTCCCACTGTTTTATAGCTATAATTCCTACTTGACACTGGCTAAATCCTGGGCCAACCTTCCCATGCCATCAGGCTCCCACTCTCTCCGCAGCACCGCGTACGACGCTGTGTTCGTAGCGCTGCTGGCGGAGGAGAGACACAAGCACAATACCCTCTCCGCAGGGTACGATGGCATGTACACGTACTATGCATCCAACGGTTTCTCTTTTGGCTCATCCCACCAGAACTGGAAAGCAATCGAAACTTTCTGCGACTCCAACAACCCAATGTTCATCCCTAGCGCTGGCCCACACTACATCGACACCTGGAGCATTCGCCCCTGGAACAACCCAACACGCGGAACAGTCAACGGGAAGTACTACGAAACggctctgcaggctgctctCATGGTCAGGCCGGAGATCGTCTCCATCGCATCCTTCAGCGAATGGCACGAAGGCACCCAGATCGAGAAAGCTGTACCCGAGAAGACGCCGACACACCTTTATCCGGAGGACTTTCTTCATCAGCCGAGCATGAGCCTGGAGCTGACTCGCAGGTGGGCAGAACGTTTCAGCAAAGAGCAGCCCCTGATATGA